The following is a genomic window from Natator depressus isolate rNatDep1 chromosome 17, rNatDep2.hap1, whole genome shotgun sequence.
TAGAGGTAGTAAATGAGAGTAAGGGAGGAGGAAAGATGGATTATAGTAGTAAAATCATTTACCTGCCTGTGGATCACTTTCATGGTTCAGTTAGAACAGGTGACTCATGGCTTGTAAGTATTATGGAAATAGCAAGTCATAGGAAGCATTTGGAGGGAGACGATAGAGAAGGTCTTGGTATACCTTAATGTTTCCTGTACCCAAAGAATGGTAGAAACACCAAATGCATCACCTACTGTCCTGAGTTCATTTGACAAGTGTAGCTTTTGGATAGTTTAAACCATACAGGCTACTAGATGTTTAACAGCATGACTACAGAAGTAACTGAAGCCTTTGCAGTGCTAAGTCATTTCTCAACAAGTTGGTGGTGGTATGTGAAGATTAGTGAGTATTAGCACAACTCTGGTGTAAGAAGAGCCATGTTGTGATGGGACAGAAGAGAGGTGGGCTGGTTTGTATGCTCATCCGTGAAAATGGGTCTGCAGCGTAGTGGTGTGCTAGCTCAGAACTCACCACACATGAGCTAGTACACCCATCGGCACCATTCCATACATACATCTACTTGATTGCAGAAGAaaatttttttcttgacaaaCTTAAGTACCAATGCACCAACAACACGCTACAGAAACAGCTATCAGCAAAGATGATTTTCTgctttaacattttctttaccaTGCTCCCTCTGTCTCAGATTTCCATTGCTTAAACTGGCATTTTTGCATGGCGTTTACATATACTCCAAGAATAATTTATACAAACTGATTCCTGTTTAAGTCTCCCTGGTCTTAGATACCAGAGAATCCACCGTGCAGCTAAAAACATGCATTTTTTTATTGTACCTAATCAACTATTTCATTTTAGGACAATAAATGCATATCCAGTCCAACATGGCTATTCCCTTAATCTTTTAACACACACCAGTCAGCTAGTGTATAGCATCCCTTGTATTCTTGCAAGTTAGGATTGTCCAAGTCACCTCTGTCACTGTGCTCAGAATCCCATTGTCCAGAGGGAGGTCCAGTagttcttacacacacacattgaCTGTCCCTGAAACCAGGCTTGTACAGCTCCCTGGGGACTCCAATCCAGTCTCTGTTCACTCCCCCACTAGGGACAGAAGAATATGATCAAATACAAGTTAACAGCTTAAATCAACCCATATTTCCCACCCTCAGCTGAGTGGGAGACCCTTCtgaaggaggggcggggggcaacTACACATACACTGAAACCTGGGCTAAGCATTTCCAGAAGCCAGCAACCTTATTATCCAGCATCCACAAGCTTTCTGGTAACTTTTGTTGGACCTACTGAGCAACACGTTGTTGGCTGGACCCTGTAAAGTAAGTTTCACTCTGGGTACTCTCACCCAGCAAAGAGCAAATGACTAACATTCATCCTTTATTTCTCCATTTCTTAAAATCCCCCCAAACACCacaagaatagccatactgggtcagaccaaaggtccatccagcccagtatcctgtctcctgacagtggccaatgccaggtgccccagagagagtgaactTAACAAGTagtgatctagtgatctctctcctgccatccatctccgccctctgacaaacagaggctagggataccattccttacctatcctggctaatagccattaatgaaattaacctccatgaatttatccagttctcttttaaacccattatagtcctagccttcacaatttCCTcctgcaaggagttccacaggttgagtgcgtgttgagtgaagaacttccatttgttttaaacctgctacccaatattttcatttggtggcccctagttatattatgggaacaagtacataacttttccttattcattttctccacaccacttaagattttatatacttctatcataTCATGAACAGCAGACACCCCTCCCCACCTTTCATATTCTTGTGGATAAACTCTCTTGCAATAAAACAATGCCTTTTATTATGTATACCATGGACTCCTGTGCTGAAGTTACTAAACAAAAGGTCAACTTAATATACTATTGCCTCTTCTCAGGCCTCGTACTGCAAGATGCAAAGTTCCTTAACAgctgtgtttttttaaacaggagcTGAATGCACTGAACACCATCCAGTATTGCGTCTAAACATTACCCACAGGAAAATGCTATGGGCCTCAATTCAATAGCACGCTGGAACAtagagaatcctagaaatgtaggatgGGGAaaggacctcaataggtcatctagttcaggcCCCAGCACTAATATAGGACTGAAGCCTACTCTACACTCCAGagctaggtcaacataaggcagcttacatctacctaactgtctacactacaatagtGCTCCTGCCACTGTAAGTCACCCAGAACATCAACATGACTCCACTTCTGAAAGAGTTCTAGGACTTAGGCCAATGGAATTAGGGCAACAGGGTCCCTGTATTCCCTGTGTTACTTCCATTGCTTGTTAGCTGTCAGTCCCCAGGTAGGGCTccggctgtcagtgccccacaatgccccacttcagtcagtggaagcactgctggtgaggatgcacacagCTGACAGAAGAAGCACAGTGTGCACATGAGCCATGGTTTTAATTACTGTGGTAGCTGTACATcaacttaagttgacttaatttttagtgtagacaggccTGAAGTATTAGACAAACACTCATCCAGGATGATCTAgataacatgttcttaaaaatctccagtgtgACTGAGATTACATAACATCCCTAGGTAATATGTTCCAgttcttaactacccttacagttaggaagttttccctaatgtctacgttaaatctcccttgctgcaatttaagcctattacttcttgtttTCCTTGactactgaggacaggacaagtacCCTCCTCTTGATAAaaacttttacatacttgaagacttatgtccccctcagtcttctctcctccaggctaaacaaaccccttcttttcaatatttcctcataggtcatgttttctagacctctaatcatttttgttgctctccacagaactttctccaatttgcgcctctctttttaatttaaaaatcaagtgCTTAAGGGCTATGTGTACATTTCTGTAAATAGAGAAAAATGCGTCTTGCCCTTTGGCTCTGGTATCTGTGGCAGTGTGTGTTTCTCTGCTGATTTTTATTAGAATGCAGTTCATGCTGGTTACATCTGCCAAACTTCAAATGAATTTTGTCAGACAGATACTGTCTCCAACATTCGCTACATGGGCTGAACTGCTGGGAAActgcaaccttcattttgtaCTAATGCTTCCATCAGATCCTTGCAACTGGTTTCAGTTGTCGGAATTGCTGCTCACACACAGGTATCAACTCGCCTACTCAGACTGCTATCTTTAGGTAAAAAGCCCCAACAGAATAGTAGTTAGTATAAACAGCATTTTACATACTACACAGTAGAATCTTAAAGTTAGCTGCTGTACTTTCTAAGTTTAAGGTCTCTGAAGATACCACTTCCCAGGCTATGTTAATGCTAATACAGAATTCCTACCCATTCTACTAAGCTGAGGCTTGCCAGAGTGAGCAAGTACTTAGAAGGCTCTGACTTCCACAGTGCTGTACAAGGGCCTTGCTAAGCAATACTTGCAACACTCCTGTGTGTTAGATGTAATTCACTGACAAAAAAGCTTTGCTACAATTGGGCACCCTTAATTCTGTGTTATCTCAGCCCACCCAGAATgagagttcagcaaaactcaaaaaCTTCTTAGAATTAGGAATGGACGAGTTAAGCTATTTCAAATTTCAAGAAAAGAGGCTCAGCCCACTTCCCCAAGAGGCACCGGGACCCTCTGGTCTCAACTCACatgaggggagcagggaaaggggcTCAGACCCCCCACCTCAaggaacaggggaggggagaatgtgGGGAGGATCCAAGTAACCCCTTGCAGGTTTTAGAGCACTTAGCATCAACCTGCAAACAGAAAGGAGTTCTTAGCTATAGCAGAGTTCTCCCTCTGCTATAGTTTACTTAGCTATCTCATCTGTCGGATGGGGATAAGAGGTTAAGTGGCCACACACTTATACAAAACAATCATCTTTGCTGCCTGGCCAAACCACACCAAAAATGATTTCCACTGGATCTGTGCCAAAACTGTCTGTGGTACTTAGACCAGCGTAGATAAGGTCTCAGATCAGAGATGTCAAGGTGCTTGGCGCTGCAGAGTCCGACCACACCAGGAGGAAGGCAATGTTTACCTTTGTTTGGAACACCAGAATCTGCTGCCACTGGTTGAGCTCCATTCAGAGTTACAGGGAGGGAACTGCTTCTTCTCATCGTTTTGTCCATTGAACTTCAGCACTTCTTCGATGACAGCCTTGGCCTGTTCCAGAGCTTTTGTGGGGGCCCCATTTTCATCATAGAATCTTCCTACCAGTTTGCCTTTTGAGGGAACAAAAAGAGCCACTAAGACcgtagcatttttttaaaaatgcctcaaAAAGCTCTAGGAACCCTATCAAAAGCAGCATACTGTATTATGTAAGTGCTACTTTGGGAAATCCCACATATGTTGTTTTAGAAATAACATAATTAAGTGTCCACAACTTAGTCCCTTCTGACCAGgaatctcaaaacattttacaaacattaacataTAGACATGATGGAGATAATGAATTAagcctattttacagatggagaaactggcACAGATGTTAAATCACACACTGAAGATCAGCAATAGAATCCAAGAGGACTGATTGTTAAGACTCttatctaaccactagacaacactgcttCCCACATTATAGTCTTTTCTCACAATACTGCTCCTGAAATGTCAAATAGATTTCTGTCAGACTATTCTTACTGTTGCAATTATATTACATTTGTGTAGCAGTAGAAAATAAAATTTACACTCCTCATTTAATTCCCTTCTTGTTGCAATGCTCCCCAAACCCAATTACTTGGCTAATGTACAGAGTAAGATGGATGTACACATAATGGATCCTGGTGTCAATGGGACAAATTTCTGGAACACAGGAGATTTCAGATACTTTGAGAACATTAGTCACTATATCCAGCGTGAAAAAAGATGAATTGATCAGAAATAAAAACCAGGTTTACAATTGTTGTGTGTGAAGGTAAGGTTACAGAAGTCAGTCTACATTTTCAGCCAACAGCTCAGGGAAGCTCTAGTTTATCTAAATGAAAAGGTCAATCCTCTTGCCTAATTCCTTTAGTCACAAATACAAGAGTCATGGTTGAGTTCCATCATGTATTCCTGGCTAAGTGTAAACAGGTCCGAGATAAAATATGTTTGCTGTGAGCAAACAGTCTCACTGAACTCAACAGGATTATTCAGATGCGTGTTTATAGGACTGGGACTCAAACATACCCATTTTCCTTCAACTCTCTCTCCCACCTGTTACAAGCTTCTTAGGAGGAATAATCAGCAAATTTGGTATATTCTTCTAAACTACAAACAGACTTTTGGTACATCACTCTCTTCTACTTTCTGTAGCATATTACAATTCAGGAATTAAAAGAGTTTGGTGCAGCTTTTAGCTCTCTGTCTTCACTACTGATATGGACCACATTAATGTCCTACCTGCTTCAAAGGAAATTTTTTGCTGCTTTGCATGTGGTAGCCCAAACTGTAACTTTGTAATACTAAAAGAATGCTTTCCTTGGAATAATAACACAGCTAGAGAAGCGAGACAATTGGCCGGCCCATTACTCTATGGATGCAAGTGTGTCCCTGCTCATCTGCTACAGTATTAAGCGTTGATTATATAAACCAAACAAGGCTTCTGAGGATTAAGCCAGGTATGCTGCTATATTACTACTCTGCTATGCTACAGATCACGTACCAACACAAATGTAGTTCTCGCCGTAGAAAGAGAGCCAGTTTTGTATCGTCAACATTTCTGATGGAGATAACCCAGAAACATCATCCACAAGGCCGGTGGGGGTGAAATCTCCCGTCACAAAAGCCCTGGAGGCATCTTTCCCTGTAGGACAGGCATGATGAGCATCCAGCTGGGATAGGCTTCGGCTCGTGGGTGCACAGACGGACACCGCCCCCCGACGAGCTAAGGATCCGCTCTGTAATCCACAGCGCGCCCCTTGCCCCCCGTTTCAGCCAAAGAGGCCGACAACCTACCTGCCCCCGGCTACGGGATCCATACGGGACTGCGGGGGGTGGGCTGGCTCCAACCCTGCCGCCAGCaggagcagcggggctctgggcctgccccacgggggaagcgggggggggggggaacccagtGGCATGGGGTGTTCTCCCCGGGATCCCGCGCCGACAGGGGATACCTGCGAAGACACTGTAGGCCCCCCCCGGCCCGTAGTGCTTGTGCCCCCGGCGCACGTCGAACACCTGCCCTAGCACCGCCAGGTAGAGGCCGGGGCCGCCCTGCGCGCCCGTGTAACGCGCGAGCTCGGCGGGGCTCAGCAGCCGGCCCCGCCCGGAGAAGAAAGGGAGCGGCCAGGAGCTGGGATCGAGCCCGAGGCCGAGCAGCCAGGCGGCAGCCACGCCCAGCGCGGGAACCACGAGCCCCCCTAGCCCCATCGAAGCCTGCCTTGAAGGGACTGCAGCCGCCCGTAATCAAAATGGCGGGAATGGCAGCTGGCCTCACCCCGTTTCTTCAAGGGTGCGTTCAGCCGCCATTTTGCCCGCGGGCAAGTACTTTTTGCCTTAGCTTTTACGACGCTTGTGTCGCTTTACGGCGGCGCGTTGTCGCTGGTTGTGTCACGACGACCGCACTCGTCAAATTACGGCAGTGTGGCAACGGCGCCGCCTTCACCCCGAGGACGCCCCTCGCTTTACGGTAATTTGGTAAAAACGCCGACGGGGTGCTGGTTTTACGACGCCGGCTGTCGCTTGGCGGCTGTGTGACTCCCCTCCCTCCGGGATTGACAGGTGTCGGGCGGCCGGGGGAGGTTGCTGACTAAGCCGGGTCGGTCGGAGGCGGCGGCTGCGCGAGGCCTGAGGCCGCCGCCGGCAAGAGCGCGCTCCTGGTCCATGGGGAACGTGGCGAGCCAcagcagcgaggaggaggaggagggggccgAGGAGGAGATGGAAGGGACGGCGGCAGCCGAGCAGCCCGGGGCTGcctcctgggctgggctgggcccgcTCCCTCCGCTGCCGCCGGCCACGGTGCTGCTGGAGCAGGCCCGGCTGCGAGAGGCCACAGCCCGGCTGCGGGAGGCCGCCCTGCCCGAGTCGCTGGTGTCCCGCCACCACAGCACCCTGGTGCGCTGGCTGGAGGAGCGGCTGGGCCGCGGCGAGGAGGCCGTCAGCCTGGAGCAGTTCTGCGAGGTGCTGGAGAGCCGCGcctcggggccggcggccggggcCCGCAGCGAGAGCGAGGAGGTgagggcggggaggggcaggaggagggggtaggtggggagggagtgactgaggagggtgagggaggggtggggtgggaaggcagggacggatgtgggggagggagtgacTGATTGGAGAGGCGGGATGAGGGGGTAGGTGGGGAGGGAGTGACTGatcgggggggagggatggggtgggaaggCAGGGACGGATGTGGGGGTGGGATGAGGGGGGGCGGGATgagggggaaggtggggaggaaGTGATTGatcgggggggggtgggaaggcagggatggatgtgggggtgggatgaggggggagggagtgtgATTGGAGGGGCGGGATGAGGGGGTAGGTGGGGAGGGAGTGACTGAtcggtgggtggggtggggtgggaaggcagggacgggtgagggaggggtggggtgggaaggcagAGACGGATGTGGGGATGGGATGAGGGAGGGGTAGGGAGGGAGTGactgatcggggggggggggtctgaagTAACTAGATGGAGATCAGTGTTGAGggtgctgcagtgggggagatgaGCTAGAGAGAGGTGCAGGCAGTGGGAGGATCAGGATAGGCTGAGAGAAATAGGAATGGAGGAAGGCTGAAGGGGTTTATGTAACAAAGTGGTGCTTGGGGCATTGGGAGCTAGCTGAGTGCACAGGAGCGGGGCTGGGAGTtgtatggggatgggggggagtcaTGTGATGACTGGGGTTAGTGAGGGAAATGGGGAAGTTGTGGTGACACTGGGGTTACAGAGGATGTTAGTGAGTGGAGGTTGTGGTGGGCGGGAGGACTGGGGCTGAGGAATAGATTAAAGGCAGTGAAAGAGTTTGGACAATGGGGGATTGCAGGAACATTAGGGTAACTATGGGGGCCAATAGGATTAGAGGTAGTTCCAGGGGCTAGGGATCATCAGATGCATTTGGGGGTTATGTGTGGGCTAGAGGAGCTGTGATGGGAGGGAACAGGTGGGACAATGAGGGCACTGGGATGAGGGAGAAGAACCGGAGGAGCATATAAGGAACTATGGAGTGTAGGGATTGGGAGGATCAGAAGAGGCCAGAGAAGAATAGGAAGTGGTATAAGAGGAAATGCTGCACAGATATTTGTAGCACCACCTTTATACATCTAGCCAGCTGTGTAGTAGCTGGGTCTGCCAAGCGCTCACTGTGGCCTTTCTTCCTGATGTTGTCATGCTTTCTCTCCACCCAAAATGGCAAAACAATTAtatcatatgatttttttttagaaatgatGGTTTCTTAGGCTATGGAAACTAGCTAGTCTTTCTAGTCTGTACAGCTGAAGGCACATCTCTGGAGTTATAACTGGAAAGTATTGTATGTTCTAAATGTAAATGAACCGACAGAGGGCTTGAGAAATATAATTACTAACCAATAGTGAAATTTATCTGGTGAGTAACAGAGACCTCTTTAGCAGTTGCTCCATtcttaggccttgtttacactaagtttttttttgtttgtttgtttttgcaaatatATAAATCTGGTATTGTTATCAATGATGgtagcactagtgtagacaggctgtcatgatattttccattttttttagaCCTGTATTGAGCAAGGTTAGATGGATGATATTTAAATCACTTACGACTGCTGGGTACTCTACCTACGCTAGCACTTTCGTTGCTGCTATCTCTAGTGGAGAGGAATTATTGGAAGAATGCCTAGTGCtattcctgtgggaattctgcaccactgcgcgcacacagaattcatgtcccccaaagatttttgtttgtttgtttgtttccttgcaGAATAATAgattctgatggggaagcaaagataAGCCACTAGAGGAGTCATGcgcctctccctggcagccattCTGAGTGGGCATGTCGGTTCGGGCAGCTGGGAGAGATGTAAATCACTGTctgaggaggaggcagggctgggcgtGCGTGCGAGACTTTGTCCCTCTTGCTTGCTATCGCGGTGCACCTGCTGTGGAGGGGCAGGCCCCGGGGTGTTACTGGGACAGGcaggtcaggtgcagcctcactgccaagtctGTGTCCCAGGGGGTGGGCTACAGGGtggtctcccacctctgtgcagccggTTGCCTGCACTCCCCACTGGGAGGCAGTTTCAGTGCACACCCCTTGCCTCCATTGCTATGCACACCCTGCAGAGGCATGGGGCTGAC
Proteins encoded in this region:
- the CYB5D2 gene encoding neuferricin isoform X1 — encoded protein: MGLGGLVVPALGVAAAWLLGLGLDPSSWPLPFFSGRGRLLSPAELARYTGAQGGPGLYLAVLGQVFDVRRGHKHYGPGGAYSVFAGKDASRAFVTGDFTPTGLVDDVSGLSPSEMLTIQNWLSFYGENYICVGKLVGRFYDENGAPTKALEQAKAVIEEVLKFNGQNDEKKQFPPCNSEWSSTSGSRFWCSKQSGGVNRDWIGVPRELYKPGFRDSQCVCVRTTGPPSGQWDSEHSDRGDLDNPNLQEYKGCYTLADWCVLKD
- the CYB5D2 gene encoding neuferricin isoform X2 translates to MLTIQNWLSFYGENYICVGKLVGRFYDENGAPTKALEQAKAVIEEVLKFNGQNDEKKQFPPCNSEWSSTSGSRFWCSKQSGGVNRDWIGVPRELYKPGFRDSQCVCVRTTGPPSGQWDSEHSDRGDLDNPNLQEYKGCYTLADWCVLKD